One Coccinella septempunctata chromosome 1, icCocSept1.1, whole genome shotgun sequence DNA window includes the following coding sequences:
- the LOC123322823 gene encoding uncharacterized protein LOC123322823 isoform X1, with protein sequence MLTVQAVQSFSFKMSVKNLGFPLPIKIEEDQKLFIDLDTEGSSPEDIVIEWHLEIRRFFGSYSAASGEIKLVSIMKEYITAITERAIHFEDIVRLQEMVEHHMEHIYWFYQDSDICFSDMYLDYMEHIMTFYVNLTLRVLLVLKKKIKVTQKKVMDMTQKVIKRLSFYLLQNEYHIFHVLIRQTTTLVDGMIKDVMNILNSNICKQMFRNLYMHFLVLTPVRDMSDEAFCRAFILFENWKAFEDYKQDEKIDECIKNIFNRDVRTIRDNEFLSKILTPKASIMSELMKVMGCDPSITKAYFDYIKSKQKADGEIIDDIGKLALEDALLTETELVDEEDDEEEYIEFFHTLMGDAKYNLNEVVLDCKSERNSSEAAVVNEDAEILVLDTDSDSDVEIVSIIPSQNSLKRMSASPRRSRNPATNSQPVTSFLESISVDVDTARRKYGFRTLGNTSNSQQNKTPETSQTPTPTLPSIAEEQTPSCPNVTETCLILDDDICETTQDNSSVNPNKDHPMIVDTNETVTNIVQDEIVRNIVQDETVTKVVQDETVRNLVQDEIVRNIVQDETVTKVVQDETVTNLVQDESVRKIVQDESVTNILQDETVTSIVLDETFEKEETSRTNNVAPTNTEDSSLSISEDLSSTPVEIETSEISNAQPVDRNKIIKDAEPGTLEVSSSPERKEDSVSKVTETLKEVLPVPKTNGAINHVNRCPQLLQAPELDVVQVVSPTTPENVKVVVERILPLEEFSEGIMGTFPEDIVLEETVGENDLTEVGLVERGGYVDTSEDLETDFERLSVEPAEVVIDSGNPVVEVEQSSLPVPDIEIDPPITENCELRNASSKIDAFLTEPEQTDKVKPIQEPENLNVTTSGEVKEVRVDNKGTDDSNACHRTLVCDESPEIQNCDVESEVLDCRTEPTQCESGCGREETIERVENNVDFPTDAPSRPEEITPLDTGQDLFVRSLDTGQFDPNSPASPDPVDVASKPPNDKNVPPLLRKGQPHGEFGYPTPPGSEEEREKDSDEQTQLIYSNILPTKSFSVDASPVFDNEQVTYEALTPKNVQGEDFLCEDVEVDCVEISTADAELMERLSDEEKDRNASPSLGKSYEQIVKDAVGSQNSTEDEDDDTHVVSKKVVSLGKDGDEDISFDDMEQFLKNCDNDDYPQTSRKKRKRPREKTTTCARSPKRVKINEKPEMHFIPTSYDENSKDDVWGKQNEYDSSSSSSDNDETGPSRSKAKRRPSPMPLSKYLSKRNGANTHIPLSGRLTPDKPPPLKGILKRIEQKHTYHPLHNVDDEPETVVIVLHQREIGRGKRGSVEVKVYRKSFSAYKIPFDDHKLCHHAFVKLDEIKTDAVDVWGRVSVRTRVYEEELFNQPEKPMYKIVFDKNTPQLNSNDRKYYCDPSISSDSTKPKSTLYESENEQGTVNLSTEIVYINTTPDPVETVAEPAVPPISPPCFSPSSNSSSEFSDPTNLIPYQDIERALQVVEPYKSQEDQSGGYTVECHESNDGTDKTLVDRIALETIELLSNNADFHKMLRDLNGEVLIENVPLISVEETAGNDDLLSNLNSDEQLLKKVCQELESKALVDNLDAQNQLAVVKENPAQENVEEIASDRICYQAEHEIQVSKRRGRTSKDQRRINLMMELSLQREEENQKVILPIHPLHQRGREKSAQSTTIPFLPPWKKPSLPTPISIGRKKKKPSWKTISTIEREACTG encoded by the exons ATGTTAACGGTACAGGCAGTTCAAA GTTTTTCCTTCAAGATGTCGGTGAAAAACTTGGGGTTCCCACTTCCCATAAAGATAGAGGAAGATCAAAAACTATTTATTGATCTTG ATACGGAAGGAAGTAGCCCGGAAGACATTGTTATTGAGTGGCATTTGGAAATAAGAAGGTTTTTCGGTAGCTATTCTGCAGCCTCTGGTGAAATTAAGCTGGTCAGCATTATGAAGGAATATATAAC AGCTATCACAGAGCGTGCAATACATTTCGAAGACATAGTAAGGCTCCAGGAAATGGTCGAACACCACATGGAGCACATTTATTGGTTCTACCAAGACTCTGACATCTGCTTCTCGGACATGTACCTGGATTACATGGAACACATAATGACGTTCTACGTTAACCTCACCCTCAGGGTGCTGTTGGTGCTGAAGAAAAAGATCAAGGTTACCCAGAAGAAGGTGATGGACATGACGCAGAAAGTTATCAAGAGGCTGTCGTTCTACCTGCTCCAAAACGAGTATCACATATTTCACGTGCTGATCAGACAGACGACGACGTTGGTGGACGGTATGATCAAGGACGTTATGAACATCTTGAATTCTAACATATGCAAGCAGATGTTCAGGAATTTGTACAT GCACTTTCTGGTTCTGACGCCCGTCAGGGACATGTCGGACGAGGCGTTCTGCAGAGCCTTCATCTTGTTCGAGAACTGGAAGGCCTTCGAGGACTATAAGCAGGACGAGAAGATCGACGAGTGCATAAAGAACATATTCAATCGCGATGTGAGAACGATCAGAGATAACGAATTCCTCAGCAAGATACTGACGCCGAAGGCCTCGATAATGTCGGAACTGATGAAGGTCATGGGCTGCGATCCGAGCATAACCAAGGCCTACTTCGACTACATAAAATCCAAACAGAAGGCCGACGGAGAGATCATCGATGACATCGGAAAGTTGGCCTTGGAAGACGCCTTGCTCACAGAAACGGAATTAGTC gatGAAGAAGATGATGAGGAGGAGTACATTGAATTTTTCCACACGTTGATGGGAGACGCGAAATACAACTTGAATGAAGTGGTGTTGGATTGTAAGAGCGAAAGAAATTCGTCAGAGGCTGCGGTGGTTAATGAAGACGCTGAGATACTGGTGTTGGACACCGATTCAGATTCCGACGTAGAGATTGTATCCATCATACCCAGCCAGAACAGCTTGAAGAGAATGTCTGCTTCACCTAGAAGATCG AGAAATCCAGCCACGAATAGTCAGCCCGTAACGTCTTTTCTGGAAAGCATTTCTGTCGACGTGGATACAGCAAGGAGAAAATACGGTTTTAGAACGTTGGGGAACACCTCGAATTCGCAGCAGAATAAAACGCCCGAGACAAGCCAGACCCCGACGCCCACTTTACCGAGCATCGCCGAAGAACAAACTCCTAGTTGTCCAAATGTTACGGAAACCTGTTTGATCTTAGACGACGACATTTGCGAAACAACGCAGGATAACAGCTCGGTAAATCCGAATAAAGATCACCCAATGATTGTGGACACGAATGAAACTGTTACAAACATTGTACAAGATGAAATAGTTAGAAATATCGTACAAGATGAGACTGTTACAAAGGTCGTACAAGATGAAACTGTTAGAAACCTTGTACAAGATGAAATAGTTAGAAATATCGTACAAGATGAGACTGTTACAAAGGTCGTACAAGATGAAACTGTTACAAACCTTGTACAAGATGAAAGTGTTAGAAAAATCGTACAAGATGAAAGTGTTACAAACATCCTACAAGATGAAACTGTTACAAGCATCGTACTAGATGAAACTTTTGAAAAAGAAGAAACTTCGAGAACAAATAATGTTGCCCCAACTAATACCGAAGACTCTAGTTTGTCCATCTCTGAAGATCTCTCCTCAACCCCAGTAGAAATTGAAACATCTGAAATTTCCAATGCTCAACCTGTGGACaggaataaaataattaaagaTGCAGAACCAGGAACACTTGAAGTCTCATCTAGTCCAGAGAGGAAAGAAGATTCAGTTTCAAAAGTAACGGAAACTCTGAAAGAAGTACTTCCAGTTCCAAAGACCAACGGGGCAATAAACCACGTTAACAGGTGTCCACAGTTGCTGCAAGCCCCAGAACTAGATGTTGTGCAGGTCGTGTCTCCAACCACACCTGAGAATGTAAAAGTGGTAGTCGAGAGGATTCTCCCACTGGAAGAATTCTCCGAAGGGATCATGGGAACCTTCCCCGAAGACATTGTGCTCGAAGAAACAGTTGGTGAAAATGATTTAACCGAAGTGGGTCTAGTCGAAAGGGGTGGTTATGTAGATACTTCCGAAGACCTTGAAACGGATTTCGAGAGATTGAGTGTTGAACCTGCTGAAGTTGTCATCGATAGTGGAAATCCAGTGGTGGAGGTTGAACAATCTTCTCTACCTGTCCCTGATATCGAAATAGATCCTCCAATAACTGAGAACTGTGAATTGAGGAATGCATCATCGAAAATTGATGCTTTTTTAACGGAACCAGAACAAACTGATAAGGTGAAGCCCATCCAGGAACCCGAAAACTTGAATGTGACAACCAGTGGTGAAGTGAAAGAAGTCAGGGTGGACAATAAAGGTACTGACGATTCGAATGCGTGTCATAGGACGTTAGTATGTGACGAATCGCCCGAAATCCAGAACTGCGACGTGGAATCGGAAGTTTTAGACTGTCGGACAGAACCCACACAGTGCGAGAGTGGTTGCGGTCGGGAAGAAACGATAGAACGCGTCGAGAACAACGTCGACTTCCCGACCGATGCGCCGTCGCGACCCGAAGAGATAACGCCCTTGGACACGGGTCAAGATCTGTTCGTGCGTTCCCTCGACACGGGGCAATTCGACCCCAACAGCCCAGCGTCCCCAGACCCCGTCGACGTGGCGTCGAAACCCCCCAACGACAAGAACGTGCCGCCGCTGCTGAGGAAGGGGCAACCACACGGCGAGTTCGGCTATCCGACGCCTCCTGGATCGGAGGAAGAACGCGAGAAGGACTCGGACGAGCAAACCCAGTTGATCTACAGCAACATCTTGCCCACGAAAAGTTTCAGCGTCGACGCCAGCCCCGTCTTCGATAACGAGCAGGTGACGTACGAGGCGTTGACGCCCAAGAACGTACAAGGCGAGGATTTTCTGTGCGAAGACGTCGAGGTGGACTGCGTTGAGATCAGCACGGCGGATGCCGAGCTGATGGAAAGACTGTCGGACGAAGAGAAGGATAGAAACGCCAGTCCGAGCCTGGGGAAATCCTACGAACAAATAGTGAAAGACGCCGTCGGTAGTCAGAACTCCACCGAAGACGAAGACGATGACACTCACGTCGTTTCGAAAAAAGTAGTCTCCCTGGGTAAAGACGGGGACGAAGATATAAGTTTCGACGATATGGAACAGTTCCTCAAAAATTGCGATAACGACGACTATCCCCAGACGAGTCGCAAGAAGAGAAAAAGACCGAGGGAAAAAACGACAACCTGCGCGAGATCCCCGAAACGGGTGAAGATAAACGAGAAGCCAGAGATGCATTTCATACCGACCTCCTACGACGAGAACTCCAAGGACGACGTGTGGGGCAAACAGAACGAGTACGATTCCTCCTCGTCGTCGTCGGACAACGACGAAACCGGTCCGAGCAGATCGAAAGCCAAACGAAGACCTTCTCCGATGCCACTCTCGAAATACCTGAGCAAGAGAAACGGCGCCAACACTCACATTCCTCTATCTGGAAGGTTGACCCCGGACAAACCGCCGCCCCTCAAGGGGATACTGAAGCGTATCGAACAGAAACACACGTACCACCCCCTGCACAACGTGGACGACGAACCGGAGACGGTCGTCATCGTGCTGCACCAGCGCGAGATCGGTAGGGGTAAGAGGGGTTCAGTTGAGGTAAAAGTTTACCGGAAATCGTTCTCCGCTTACAAAATACCCTTTGACGATCATAAGTTATGCCATCACGCGTTCGTTAAACTGGACGAGATCAAGACGGACGCCGTGGACGTCTGGGGAAGAGTGTCCGTCAGGACGAGAGTCTACGAGGAGGAGCTGTTTAACCAACCGGAAAAGCCAATGTACAAAATCGTGTTCGACAAAAACACGCCTCAGCTTAACTCGAACGATAGAAAGTACTATTGTGATCCTTCGATCTCGTCGGACTCAACCAAACCCAAAAGCACTTTATACGAGTCCGAAAACGAACAAGGTACCGTAAACTTATCCACTGAAATTGTTTACATAAATACCACCCCAGATCCAGTAGAAACAGTCGCCGAACCCGCCGTCCCTCCGATATCTCCGCCCTGTTTCTCCCCGTCCTCCAACAGCAGTTCCGAATTTTCCGATCCCACCAACCTCATCCCCTACCAGGATATAGAGAGGGCGCTGCAAGTGGTCGAGCCTTACAAATCGCAAGAAGACCAATCCGGCGGCTACACTGTGGAATGTCACGAGTCTAACGACGGTACGGATAAAACTCTGGTCGATAGGATCGCCCTGGAAACCATAGAGTTGTTGTCGAACAACGCGGATTTTCACAAGATGCTGAGAGATCTGAACGGCGAGGTTCTGATAGAGAACGTGCCTCTAATAAGCGTCGAAGAGACGGCCGGTAACGACGATCTCTTGTCGAACTTGAATTCCGACGAACAGTTGCTCAAGAAAGTCTGTCAAGAGCTGGAATCCAAAGCGCTCGTGGATAATTTGGATGCGCAGAATCAGTTGGCGGTCGTTAAAGAGAACCCCGCGCAAGAAAACGTCGAAGAGATCGCCTCCGATCGGATCTGTTACCAAGCGGAACACGAGATACAG GTATCAAAAAGAAGAGGTCGTACGTCAAAAGATCAACGA AGAATCAATCTGATGATGGAGCTAAGCCTGCAAAGAGAGGAA GAAAACCAAAAAGTCATCCTTCCGATACACCCTCTTCACCAAAGAGGCAGAGAG AAGTCAGCCCAAAGTACAACTATCCCGTTCCTGCCACCTTGGAAGAAGCCCTCTCTACCTACGCCGATTTCTATaggaaggaagaagaagaagccctcctggaaaacaatttcaacaataGAGCGAGAAGCTTGCACAGGATAG